The following coding sequences are from one Eptesicus fuscus isolate TK198812 chromosome 7, DD_ASM_mEF_20220401, whole genome shotgun sequence window:
- the PRR13 gene encoding proline-rich protein 13 isoform X5, whose translation MWNPSAGQPGPNPYPPNVGYPGGSNPAHPPPVNPAFPPPPFPPPPGPFPTPPGAPQGNPAYPPVGPPYPVPPPAYPGYPPPGPYPPPYPPPAPGMPPFNPLAPGMVAPGMETEKKMRKKMKKAQKKSQAHHKHGKHSSSSSSSSDSD comes from the exons ATGTGGAATCCCAGTGCCG GGCAGCCAGGGCCAAATCCATATCCCCCTAATGTCGGGTACCCTGGAGGTTCCAATCCTGCCCATCCACCGCCTGTCAATCCTGCCTTTCCTCcgcccccctttcctcctccccctggcccctttcccactcccccaggagctccccaGGGAAATCCAGCTTACCCCCCAGTCGGGCCCCCTTATCCTGTGCCACCACCAGCTTATCCAGGATACCCACCACCAGGCCCCTATCCCCCTCCATATCCACCACCTGCCCCTGGCATGCCTCCTTTTAATCCCTTGGCTCCTGGCATGGTAGCACCAGGAATGGAGACTGAGAAGAAGATGcggaagaaaatgaagaaagctcAAAAAAAGTCGCAGGCGCACCATAAGCATGGCAAG